A single region of the Agromyces sp. Leaf222 genome encodes:
- a CDS encoding TetR/AcrR family transcriptional regulator → MKPGPRRSISQADIVDAAFEIFEEKGGDAVSIRGVAARLGLTPTAMYTYFTSKNALQRAMVEQVFSGLDLAAASDPSVPWRTRVQRLAADLRARFAEHPGAIVLVASGPLDGRQALTFGETLLEGFTGEGMPLADAARATAAVRAAVLGAITLDAAAAGADADAADAPAALWIEATQHPLTEAAALLGEPDPFAANLDRLLDGLGLAPAATLPPVE, encoded by the coding sequence ATGAAGCCCGGACCCAGGCGCAGCATCAGCCAGGCCGACATCGTCGACGCCGCATTCGAGATCTTCGAGGAGAAGGGCGGCGACGCCGTCTCGATCCGCGGGGTCGCCGCGCGCCTTGGCCTGACGCCCACGGCGATGTACACGTACTTCACGTCGAAGAACGCGCTGCAGCGGGCCATGGTCGAGCAGGTGTTCTCGGGGCTCGACCTCGCCGCGGCATCCGACCCGTCCGTGCCGTGGCGCACGCGCGTGCAGCGCCTCGCCGCAGACCTGCGGGCCCGGTTCGCCGAGCACCCCGGCGCGATCGTGCTCGTGGCCAGTGGTCCGCTCGACGGCCGCCAGGCGCTGACCTTCGGCGAGACCCTGCTCGAGGGGTTCACGGGCGAGGGGATGCCGCTGGCCGACGCCGCGCGTGCGACGGCCGCCGTACGGGCCGCCGTGCTCGGCGCGATCACGCTGGATGCCGCTGCGGCGGGCGCCGACGCCGACGCCGCGGATGCGCCCGCGGCACTCTGGATCGAGGCCACCCAGCATCCGCTCACCGAGGCGGCCGCACTGCTCGGCGAGCCCGACCCGTTCGCCGCGAACCTGGATCGCCTGCTCGACGGCCTCGGCCTCGCGCCCGCGGCGACGCTCCCGCCGGTCGAGTAG
- a CDS encoding immune inhibitor A domain-containing protein has protein sequence MNYVEPRAEDAFGVDQKVDAGVTAQQQQAALVKADALERKFTSGNPIAAAGLAKLESKSIKSGKSPKWLKSLYKSAKETQTAKLLTILVEFDETAADDFTNVQVPTAFGATDCKPGDVQSGPLHNNLPNPANLANLDNNSMWVPDFSPKHYNDMLFSKKGITERVRKDLKGPDGKKGIDISGYTMKAMYEEMSQGAYTVTGTATPWVKVPHSEAYYGASVCHLNAAGVYEAGAIQDMQGHPDNPLGAGQLPVDAVAALAAAQPDFPWADYDIEDQGDRDGDGNYNEPDGVIDHVVLVHAGADKSGGGGDEGTYAIWAHSSAVAGGADIPGTNLKLSNYIVQPEDSGVGVFAHEYGHDLGLPDLYDTSGVGDSDIDFWDLMSSGSHSGPIFQSMPTHMGLWDKWVLGWADPKIVNPGDKTQSVLVGQNSRPLKGTQDGIKINLPDKTTVLTTPHSGANAWYTGADQDWADVQLSRTVDVPAGATDAKFWMWNDYVIEQDWDFGFVEVSTDGGTTWTDQKVLTEAGGEVTTPDGYPDPNGNLATFGGKKYGLTGTSGGWRHDYIDVSAYAGKTIGVRLRLATDAAYQDRGWFADDFSLVADGTTTWSDDVESGENGWTKTVASWASTTGPGWRIDSGTSTQAQYYMVEWRNFDGFDEGLKYAYDTVYQTDEGAWKVDKIKYNAPGALVWYRDTTYGDANQVQSNLTALPSGGAKGGLLIVDSHFDPLRRTGAAATVDPTTLKNMPSRAQSSNAAFGVQKTYPFKECITDAALTEYCTDVPALPAVKSFTDNKGWVPGLEFRNGSLFWKYANGSVVVPSVGGAPYTTRVTNPDGTPATDLYGEDMGFSVLGTGNPSDSGVAYGTGVDVQLPLLGNRAALLKITSPKG, from the coding sequence ATGAACTACGTCGAGCCGCGCGCCGAGGACGCATTCGGCGTGGATCAGAAGGTCGACGCGGGGGTGACCGCGCAGCAGCAGCAGGCCGCACTCGTGAAGGCCGACGCGCTCGAGCGCAAGTTCACGTCAGGCAACCCGATCGCGGCGGCAGGGCTCGCCAAGCTCGAATCGAAGTCGATCAAGAGCGGCAAGAGCCCGAAGTGGCTGAAGAGCCTCTACAAGTCGGCCAAGGAGACACAGACGGCGAAGCTGCTGACGATCCTGGTCGAGTTCGACGAGACCGCGGCCGACGACTTCACGAACGTGCAGGTTCCGACGGCGTTCGGCGCGACCGACTGCAAGCCGGGCGACGTGCAGAGCGGACCGCTGCACAACAACCTCCCCAACCCGGCGAACCTCGCGAACCTCGACAACAACTCGATGTGGGTGCCCGACTTCTCGCCGAAGCACTACAACGACATGCTCTTCTCGAAGAAGGGCATCACCGAGCGCGTGCGCAAGGACCTCAAGGGCCCCGATGGCAAGAAGGGCATCGACATCTCGGGCTACACCATGAAGGCCATGTACGAGGAGATGTCGCAGGGCGCCTACACCGTGACCGGCACGGCGACCCCGTGGGTCAAGGTGCCGCACTCCGAGGCCTACTACGGTGCCAGTGTCTGCCACCTCAACGCCGCGGGCGTCTACGAGGCCGGCGCGATCCAGGACATGCAGGGCCACCCCGACAACCCGCTCGGCGCAGGCCAGCTTCCCGTCGACGCCGTGGCGGCACTCGCCGCCGCGCAGCCCGACTTCCCCTGGGCCGACTACGACATCGAAGACCAGGGCGACCGTGACGGCGACGGCAACTACAACGAGCCCGACGGCGTGATCGACCACGTCGTGCTCGTGCACGCCGGTGCCGACAAGTCCGGCGGCGGCGGCGATGAGGGCACGTACGCCATCTGGGCGCACTCCTCCGCCGTCGCAGGCGGCGCGGACATCCCGGGCACGAACCTCAAGCTGTCGAACTACATCGTTCAGCCCGAGGACTCGGGCGTCGGCGTGTTCGCCCACGAGTACGGCCACGACCTCGGCCTGCCCGACCTCTACGACACCTCCGGTGTCGGCGACTCCGACATCGACTTCTGGGACCTCATGTCCTCGGGCTCGCACTCCGGCCCGATCTTCCAGTCGATGCCGACCCACATGGGCCTCTGGGACAAGTGGGTGCTCGGCTGGGCCGACCCGAAGATCGTGAACCCCGGTGACAAGACGCAGTCGGTGCTGGTCGGACAGAACTCGCGTCCGCTCAAGGGCACGCAGGACGGCATCAAGATCAACCTGCCCGACAAGACCACCGTGCTGACGACGCCTCACAGCGGCGCCAACGCCTGGTACACCGGCGCGGACCAGGACTGGGCCGACGTCCAGCTGTCCCGCACCGTCGACGTGCCTGCCGGCGCGACCGACGCGAAGTTCTGGATGTGGAACGACTACGTCATCGAGCAGGACTGGGACTTCGGCTTCGTCGAGGTCTCGACCGACGGCGGAACGACGTGGACCGACCAGAAGGTGCTGACCGAGGCCGGCGGCGAGGTCACCACGCCTGACGGCTACCCCGACCCCAACGGCAACCTCGCGACCTTCGGCGGCAAGAAGTACGGCCTCACCGGCACGTCGGGCGGCTGGCGCCACGACTACATCGACGTGTCGGCCTACGCCGGCAAGACGATCGGCGTGCGTCTTCGTCTCGCGACGGATGCGGCCTACCAGGACCGCGGATGGTTCGCCGACGACTTCTCGCTGGTCGCCGACGGCACCACCACTTGGAGCGACGACGTCGAATCCGGCGAGAACGGCTGGACGAAGACGGTCGCCTCGTGGGCGAGCACCACGGGCCCGGGTTGGCGCATCGACAGCGGCACCTCGACCCAGGCGCAGTACTACATGGTCGAGTGGCGCAACTTCGACGGGTTCGACGAGGGCCTGAAGTACGCCTACGACACGGTCTACCAGACCGACGAGGGCGCCTGGAAGGTCGACAAGATCAAGTACAACGCGCCCGGCGCGCTGGTCTGGTACCGCGACACCACCTACGGTGACGCGAACCAGGTGCAGTCGAACCTCACGGCACTGCCGAGCGGTGGAGCGAAGGGCGGCCTGTTGATCGTCGACAGCCACTTCGACCCGCTGCGACGCACGGGTGCCGCGGCCACGGTCGACCCGACGACGCTGAAGAACATGCCGTCGAGGGCGCAGTCCTCGAACGCGGCCTTCGGCGTGCAGAAGACGTACCCGTTCAAGGAGTGCATCACGGATGCCGCCCTGACCGAGTACTGCACCGACGTGCCCGCCCTGCCCGCGGTGAAGTCCTTCACCGACAACAAGGGCTGGGTGCCGGGACTCGAGTTCCGCAACGGATCGCTGTTCTGGAAGTACGCGAACGGCTCGGTCGTCGTCCCGTCGGTCGGGGGTGCGCCGTACACGACGCGCGTCACGAACCCCGATGGAACCCCCGCCACCGATCTGTACGGCGAGGACATGGGCTTCTCCGTGCTCGGCACGGGCAACCCGTCCGACTCGGGTGTCGCCTACGGCACGGGCGTCGACGTGCAGCTCCCGCTGCTCGGCAACCGCGCCGCCCTCCTGAAGATCACGTCGCCCAAGGGCTGA
- the nucS gene encoding endonuclease NucS produces the protein MRLVIARCSVDYAGRLSAHLPLAQRLLMVKGDGSLLVHSDGGSYKPLNWMSPPCTLETTLPDEAQAAAGVVEVWKVTHKKTADQLIVSIHEVLHDSSHELGIDPGLQKDGVEAHLQKLLAEQIEILGDGHRLVRREYMTAIGPVDILATDASGGSVAVELKRRGDIDGVEQLTRYLELMNRDPLLAPVTGVFAAQEIKPQARTLAEDRGIRCVVLDYDAMRGLDDSDSRLF, from the coding sequence GTGCGTCTCGTCATCGCCCGCTGCTCCGTCGACTACGCGGGGCGGCTCTCGGCCCACCTCCCACTCGCCCAGCGCCTGCTCATGGTCAAGGGCGACGGCTCGCTGCTCGTGCACTCCGACGGCGGCAGCTACAAGCCGCTCAACTGGATGAGCCCGCCGTGCACGCTCGAGACGACCCTGCCCGATGAGGCGCAGGCCGCCGCCGGCGTCGTCGAGGTCTGGAAGGTCACGCACAAGAAGACGGCCGACCAGCTCATCGTCTCGATCCACGAGGTGCTGCACGACTCGTCGCACGAGCTCGGCATCGACCCCGGCCTGCAGAAGGACGGCGTCGAGGCGCACCTGCAGAAGCTCCTCGCCGAGCAGATCGAGATCCTCGGCGACGGCCACCGGCTCGTGCGCCGCGAGTACATGACGGCCATCGGCCCGGTCGACATCCTAGCGACGGATGCCTCGGGCGGCTCGGTCGCGGTCGAGCTCAAGCGCCGCGGCGACATCGACGGCGTCGAGCAGCTCACGCGCTACCTCGAGCTCATGAACCGCGACCCCCTGCTCGCGCCGGTCACCGGTGTCTTCGCCGCGCAGGAGATCAAGCCGCAGGCCCGCACGCTCGCCGAAGACCGCGGCATCCGGTGCGTCGTGCTCGACTACGACGCGATGCGCGGGCTCGACGACAGCGACTCCCGGCTGTTCTGA
- a CDS encoding VOC family protein — protein MRLHHVQVSMPRGQEEEARRFYRDALGMTEVPKAPSLAGRGGCWFRAFEGDVVVAEIHVGVDDPFVPANKAHPALLLGSVRELEETGQRVADAGFDVSWADRDTFEGYARFHARDGFGNRVEVLAVAEGDTSQR, from the coding sequence ATGCGCCTCCATCACGTCCAGGTCTCCATGCCGCGCGGCCAGGAGGAGGAGGCCCGGCGCTTCTACCGCGACGCCCTCGGCATGACCGAGGTTCCGAAGGCACCCTCACTGGCCGGGCGCGGGGGCTGCTGGTTCCGCGCCTTCGAGGGCGACGTCGTCGTCGCCGAGATCCACGTCGGTGTCGATGATCCGTTCGTCCCGGCGAACAAGGCGCACCCGGCCCTGCTCCTCGGCTCGGTGCGCGAGCTGGAGGAGACCGGGCAGCGCGTGGCCGATGCGGGATTCGACGTGTCATGGGCCGACCGCGACACCTTCGAGGGCTACGCCCGCTTCCATGCACGCGATGGCTTCGGCAACCGCGTCGAGGTGCTGGCAGTCGCCGAAGGCGACACGTCGCAGCGCTGA
- a CDS encoding ABC transporter permease has product MAEEFLDRTTPLSRIRNTLHRYPAVSPAIVLALSIIVFGLLNDRFLNPANLSLITQQVAVVGTLAVAQTLIILTAGIDLSVGAVMVLSSMVTAQTTVHLGVPAVIGLLLGLIVGLGAGALNGLLVTRLKLPPFIVTLGTLNIFIALTLLYSSGATVRGGEMPPLLTWTGSVIALGGVNITVGVLMMLLLYVVIAFILQKTAWGRHVYAVGDDPEAARLAGISVNRVLMSVYLAAGAILALGAWIQIGRTNAASPNAGADLNLDSITAVVIGGTSLFGGRGTVWGTLLGALIVGVFRNGLSLAGLDVLWQTFAVGVLIIVAVSVDQWIRKVRK; this is encoded by the coding sequence CTGGCCGAGGAGTTCCTCGACCGCACGACCCCGCTCAGCCGCATCCGGAACACCCTGCATCGCTACCCGGCCGTCAGCCCGGCCATCGTGCTCGCCCTGTCGATCATCGTCTTCGGCCTGCTCAACGACCGGTTCCTGAACCCGGCGAACCTCTCGCTCATCACGCAGCAGGTCGCCGTGGTCGGCACCCTCGCCGTCGCGCAGACGCTCATCATCCTCACGGCCGGCATCGACCTGTCGGTCGGCGCCGTCATGGTGCTGAGCTCGATGGTCACGGCGCAGACGACCGTGCACCTCGGCGTGCCGGCCGTGATCGGGCTGCTGCTCGGCCTGATCGTCGGCCTCGGCGCGGGAGCCCTCAACGGCCTGCTCGTCACCAGGCTGAAGCTGCCGCCCTTCATCGTGACGCTCGGCACGCTCAACATCTTCATCGCGCTCACCCTGCTCTACTCGAGCGGCGCAACGGTGCGCGGCGGCGAGATGCCGCCGCTGCTCACGTGGACGGGCTCGGTGATCGCCCTCGGCGGCGTCAACATCACGGTCGGCGTGCTCATGATGCTGCTGCTCTACGTCGTGATCGCGTTCATCCTGCAGAAGACGGCCTGGGGTCGTCACGTGTACGCGGTCGGCGACGACCCCGAGGCGGCGCGCCTCGCCGGCATCAGCGTGAACCGCGTGCTCATGAGCGTCTACCTCGCCGCCGGCGCGATCCTCGCGCTCGGCGCCTGGATCCAGATCGGGCGCACGAACGCGGCCTCGCCGAACGCGGGCGCCGACCTCAACCTCGACTCGATCACGGCCGTCGTCATCGGCGGCACGAGCCTCTTCGGCGGTCGCGGCACCGTCTGGGGCACCCTGCTCGGCGCGCTCATCGTCGGGGTCTTCCGCAACGGGCTCTCGCTCGCCGGGCTGGACGTCCTGTGGCAGACCTTCGCCGTGGGCGTGCTCATCATCGTCGCCGTCTCCGTCGACCAGTGGATCAGGAAGGTGCGGAAATGA
- a CDS encoding putative quinol monooxygenase — MSEGERADDPQHVVRLIAEFTARSGREEEVARLLLALADDVRREPGCLEFATHRVVGPPAGVDVAHGPAPIGTRFVVTEAYRDAAAFAAHLAAPYGSVFNAALAPLIVEDGSVLTFLARD, encoded by the coding sequence ATGAGCGAGGGCGAGCGAGCGGATGACCCGCAGCACGTCGTGCGGCTCATCGCCGAGTTCACGGCTCGATCGGGTCGCGAGGAGGAGGTCGCGCGCCTCCTCCTCGCGCTCGCCGACGACGTGCGGCGCGAACCGGGATGCCTCGAGTTCGCCACGCACCGCGTCGTCGGCCCGCCTGCTGGAGTCGACGTCGCCCACGGGCCGGCGCCGATCGGCACGCGCTTCGTCGTGACCGAGGCCTACCGCGACGCGGCGGCGTTCGCGGCGCACCTCGCGGCGCCGTACGGCTCGGTCTTCAACGCGGCGCTCGCCCCGCTCATCGTCGAGGACGGCTCCGTGCTCACGTTCCTCGCGCGGGACTGA
- a CDS encoding HAD hydrolase-like protein — protein sequence MISPSHTNALAPTRTWAAVLFDLDGTIVDSAADITASLAHMFAELGLEVPNAEQLLAYVGPPLLDSLRLMGGFDDAGAERALETYRADYANRLLHSPVFPGVAGVLERLHAAGVPIALATSKPESMANAVLENADLSRYFTVIAGASDDEARSTKADVVAEALRRLQALGIDTEHSVMVGDRGYDTLGAQANGVPTILVEWGYGSPAEADGAMAVVHSADQLRGLLLG from the coding sequence GTGATCTCCCCCAGCCACACCAACGCCTTGGCGCCCACCCGAACCTGGGCCGCCGTCCTGTTCGACCTCGACGGCACCATCGTCGACTCCGCGGCCGACATCACGGCCTCGCTCGCGCACATGTTCGCCGAGCTCGGACTCGAGGTGCCGAACGCCGAGCAGCTCCTCGCCTACGTCGGCCCGCCGCTGCTCGACAGCCTGCGCCTCATGGGCGGCTTCGACGACGCCGGCGCAGAGCGCGCCCTCGAGACCTACCGTGCCGACTACGCGAACCGCCTGCTGCACTCCCCCGTCTTCCCGGGCGTCGCCGGCGTGCTCGAACGCCTGCACGCCGCCGGTGTTCCGATCGCCCTCGCGACCTCGAAGCCCGAGAGCATGGCCAACGCCGTACTCGAGAACGCCGACCTCAGCCGCTACTTCACGGTCATCGCCGGCGCCAGCGACGACGAGGCCCGCAGCACGAAGGCGGATGTCGTGGCCGAGGCGCTGCGGCGCCTGCAGGCGCTCGGCATCGACACCGAGCACTCCGTGATGGTCGGCGACCGCGGCTACGACACCCTCGGCGCCCAGGCGAACGGCGTGCCGACGATCCTCGTGGAGTGGGGCTACGGCTCTCCCGCCGAGGCCGACGGCGCCATGGCCGTCGTGCACTCCGCCGACCAGCTGCGCGGGCTGCTCCTCGGCTGA
- a CDS encoding substrate-binding domain-containing protein produces MNHAAPGAVRRRLIAAGSLTAVAALAFTGCASSGDSADGGSGGDDTIGVSLIVKTTTNPFFVAMQEGAQTAAEKLGVELTLAAGKEDGDEDTQIQAVENAISKGDAGILITPNGPGVEDALVKARDAGLYVIALDTPPADPEAVDITFATDNFEAGQEIGAWTAAKLGGEKATIAMIDLFDDKIVSVDVQRDQGFLDGMGIDLGDDAANGDEDPSGSYSGGDYEIVGNEASQGAEDGGRTAAETLLSKNPDINVVYTINEPAAYGAYEAFKAAGKTDGLIVVSVDGGCAGIDAVEQGMIGATSQQYPVKMAELGVQAIFDLVDTGTTPEVSEGLDFFNTGVALVTDDPQDGVESIDTAEGGDICWG; encoded by the coding sequence ATGAATCACGCAGCTCCCGGCGCAGTCCGACGCCGCCTCATCGCAGCCGGCTCGCTCACGGCGGTCGCGGCACTCGCGTTCACCGGATGCGCCTCGTCGGGCGACAGCGCCGACGGCGGCTCGGGCGGCGACGACACGATCGGCGTCTCGCTCATCGTCAAGACGACCACCAATCCCTTCTTCGTCGCCATGCAGGAGGGCGCGCAGACCGCCGCCGAGAAGCTCGGCGTCGAGCTGACGCTCGCCGCAGGCAAGGAGGACGGCGACGAGGACACGCAGATCCAGGCCGTCGAGAACGCGATCTCGAAGGGCGATGCGGGCATCCTCATCACCCCGAACGGCCCAGGCGTCGAGGACGCGCTCGTCAAGGCCCGCGATGCCGGCCTCTACGTCATCGCGCTCGACACGCCGCCGGCCGATCCCGAGGCCGTCGACATCACGTTCGCGACCGACAACTTCGAGGCCGGTCAGGAGATCGGCGCGTGGACGGCCGCCAAGCTCGGCGGCGAGAAGGCCACCATCGCGATGATCGACCTCTTCGACGACAAGATCGTCTCGGTCGACGTGCAGCGCGACCAGGGCTTCCTCGACGGCATGGGCATCGACCTCGGCGACGACGCCGCCAACGGCGACGAGGACCCGAGCGGCAGCTACAGCGGCGGCGACTACGAGATCGTCGGCAACGAGGCATCCCAGGGTGCTGAGGACGGCGGCCGCACCGCGGCCGAGACGCTGCTCTCGAAGAACCCCGACATCAACGTCGTCTACACGATCAACGAGCCCGCCGCGTACGGCGCATACGAGGCGTTCAAGGCAGCCGGCAAGACCGACGGACTCATCGTGGTCTCGGTCGACGGCGGCTGCGCGGGCATCGACGCCGTCGAGCAGGGCATGATCGGCGCCACGAGTCAGCAGTACCCGGTCAAGATGGCCGAACTCGGCGTGCAGGCGATCTTCGACCTCGTCGACACCGGCACCACGCCGGAGGTCTCCGAGGGGCTGGACTTCTTCAACACCGGAGTCGCCCTCGTCACCGACGACCCCCAGGACGGCGTCGAGTCGATCGACACGGCCGAGGGTGGAGACATCTGCTGGGGCTGA
- a CDS encoding ATP-binding cassette domain-containing protein → MTTEDQGAVRPEPSSPAGSPSGIGALADGAAPGSDATSARSAVAEREPILRARRLVKTFGRVVGLDGVSLELYPGEVLAIIGDNGAGKSTLIKCLTGAEIPDEGEMWLEGKPVSFKRPQDARDAGIETVYQNLAVSPALDVASNLFLGRELRKKGILGSVFRVVDQKGMRQRARDELRALGISTLQDVTVPVENLSGGQRQAVAVARAAAFGSRVVVLDEPTAALGVRESNQVLELIRQLRDRGIPVILISHNMPHVFDVADRIHIQRLGKRAATITPQSHSMTDAVAIMTGAATE, encoded by the coding sequence ATGACCACCGAAGACCAGGGCGCGGTGCGCCCCGAACCGTCCTCGCCCGCAGGCAGCCCGTCGGGCATCGGCGCACTTGCCGACGGCGCGGCACCAGGGTCCGACGCGACATCCGCTCGCTCCGCCGTCGCGGAGCGCGAACCGATCCTCCGGGCCCGACGACTCGTGAAGACCTTCGGCCGGGTCGTCGGACTCGACGGCGTGAGCCTCGAGCTGTACCCGGGCGAGGTGCTCGCGATCATCGGCGACAACGGCGCCGGCAAGTCGACGCTCATCAAGTGCCTCACCGGCGCCGAGATCCCCGATGAGGGCGAGATGTGGCTCGAGGGGAAGCCGGTGAGCTTCAAGCGTCCGCAGGACGCGCGGGATGCCGGCATCGAGACGGTTTACCAGAACCTCGCCGTCTCGCCGGCCCTCGACGTGGCCTCGAACCTGTTCCTCGGGCGCGAGCTGCGCAAGAAGGGCATCCTCGGCTCGGTGTTCCGGGTCGTCGACCAGAAGGGCATGCGACAGCGTGCCCGCGATGAGCTGCGCGCCCTCGGCATCTCGACCCTGCAGGACGTCACCGTGCCCGTCGAGAACCTCTCGGGCGGTCAGCGCCAGGCGGTCGCGGTCGCGCGTGCCGCGGCCTTCGGATCGCGGGTCGTCGTGCTCGACGAGCCGACCGCCGCGCTCGGTGTTCGCGAGTCGAACCAGGTGCTCGAGTTGATCCGCCAGCTCCGGGATCGCGGGATCCCGGTCATCCTCATCTCGCACAACATGCCGCACGTCTTCGACGTCGCCGACCGCATCCACATCCAGCGGCTCGGCAAGCGCGCGGCGACGATCACCCCGCAGTCCCACTCGATGACCGATGCCGTGGCCATCATGACGGGTGCGGCGACCGAATGA